One genomic window of Rhodopirellula bahusiensis includes the following:
- a CDS encoding ParB/RepB/Spo0J family partition protein, which translates to MSKADSFTFDNSDFRAPTMGQDAAFEIEPRAVGKRRMMNVAKIDLNRIVSRPQVRETFDEGELQELADSLASKGQQQPIRVWWDANEGGDGRYIILMGERRYRAAKMAGFAELEAVIHEGALTDADITELQLIENLIRADLNPVEEARAFRKIMDDRAAAGLPATAKDIAKEIGLSDTKVQRSVKLLKLPAAILEDVATGDIPPSLIRQMWRLPNEAEQAELIERYKAGESFGAVSETVKIKTTGRASNAPRTKKSVTIDGIKIEVTAKKKVTQAEIATAMKQWIKQISNDGRSKAA; encoded by the coding sequence ATGTCCAAAGCAGACAGTTTTACGTTCGATAACTCAGACTTCAGAGCACCCACGATGGGACAGGACGCCGCCTTTGAAATTGAACCTCGCGCGGTTGGCAAACGCCGCATGATGAATGTTGCCAAGATTGATCTCAATCGCATCGTCTCGCGTCCACAGGTTCGCGAAACATTCGATGAAGGTGAATTGCAGGAGCTAGCCGATAGCTTGGCAAGCAAGGGTCAACAGCAACCAATCCGCGTTTGGTGGGACGCCAATGAAGGCGGGGATGGACGCTACATCATTTTGATGGGCGAGCGTCGTTACCGCGCCGCGAAGATGGCGGGCTTCGCTGAACTTGAAGCGGTCATTCATGAAGGGGCATTGACTGACGCAGATATCACCGAGCTACAGCTCATTGAAAACCTGATCCGAGCGGATCTCAATCCGGTTGAAGAAGCGCGAGCATTCAGAAAAATTATGGATGATCGCGCCGCCGCCGGATTGCCCGCAACCGCCAAAGATATCGCCAAAGAAATCGGCTTAAGTGACACCAAGGTTCAGCGATCGGTGAAGCTTCTCAAATTGCCCGCCGCCATTCTTGAAGATGTGGCAACGGGCGACATTCCCCCAAGCCTTATTCGGCAAATGTGGCGTCTGCCAAATGAAGCCGAACAGGCAGAATTGATCGAACGCTACAAAGCAGGGGAGAGCTTCGGCGCCGTTTCGGAAACCGTCAAAATCAAAACAACGGGCAGAGCTTCCAACGCCCCTCGCACCAAGAAGTCAGTCACGATTGACGGCATCAAAATTGAAGTGACTGCCAAAAAGAAGGTGACGCAGGCTGAAATCGCTACTGCGATGAAGCAGTGGATCAAGCAGATTTCTAATGACGGTCGGAGCAAAGCTGCTTGA
- a CDS encoding ParA family protein, whose protein sequence is MAKTICVFTNKGGTGKTTTVTNIGYVFASQGAKVLLVDLDPQSSLSKFFLGSEAVHDLHRSQTVAALFDDTCEPTLKDLVHPTAFDNLFLTPASEHLKKHNHPEPHKLGQLQFSLQDFVAEASEHFDFVILDCPPDVSNMPTWASLLAVQFAVSPILPERFSMQAIAGVDKQLAAAREVNNRLTFLGYFLSQRRSRISLHDAIEDNLRGLQRDRVFDTVVPQTIAISEAQQMGKPITNYDNSTPAAKVTVQLAAELLGRIANISQQRRAA, encoded by the coding sequence ATGGCTAAAACTATCTGCGTTTTCACCAACAAGGGAGGAACCGGAAAGACGACCACCGTCACGAATATCGGTTACGTGTTTGCAAGCCAAGGAGCGAAGGTTCTCTTGGTCGATCTTGACCCGCAAAGCTCGCTTTCCAAATTCTTTCTTGGTTCAGAAGCTGTCCATGATCTTCACCGATCCCAAACCGTCGCCGCCCTGTTTGATGACACGTGTGAACCGACCTTGAAAGACCTGGTTCATCCAACAGCATTCGACAATCTGTTTCTCACGCCAGCCTCAGAGCACTTGAAGAAACACAACCACCCTGAACCGCACAAGCTTGGACAACTGCAGTTTTCACTTCAAGACTTCGTTGCTGAAGCGTCAGAGCATTTTGATTTCGTCATTTTGGACTGTCCGCCGGACGTTTCCAACATGCCGACATGGGCGAGTTTGCTCGCTGTTCAGTTCGCCGTTTCGCCAATCCTGCCAGAGCGTTTCAGCATGCAGGCAATCGCAGGCGTAGACAAGCAACTTGCAGCCGCCCGCGAAGTCAACAATCGTTTGACGTTCCTTGGTTACTTCCTAAGCCAACGACGCTCGCGGATTAGCCTTCACGATGCGATCGAAGACAATCTTCGCGGGCTTCAACGCGACCGCGTTTTTGACACAGTCGTTCCGCAAACGATTGCGATCAGCGAAGCCCAGCAAATGGGCAAGCCCATCACCAACTACGACAACAGCACACCCGCCGCAAAAGTCACCGTGCAACTCGCCGCCGAACTCTTGGGACGGATCGCCAACATCAGCCAGCAAAGGAGAGCAGCATAA
- a CDS encoding replication initiator protein A: MATAVAPTKEVEKFDRTQGRDELNLAEFPLFYLGQRVPKGLTSLTYETELSDTVRNRTVNRRFEIVATEKYGLPTVVDADVFFALILIGKQTHNLTSQTISFSRYQLCELLGWTQSGANYKRIETALKKWVSTTLFYDQWWDKGEDRLRKLTGFHLFSKLELNDHSGRTKQLELPLSSLRLSDELFQSVTSGTIKRLNLADFFHLQLPIAKQLYRFLDKRFYRRNTLTFDLQTLAFEHVGMSRNYAPSKIKDKMKPAIKELVDLGFIEDASPEERFTKRGHGVYDIHFRKVGGETIGVLPLPGSKAERSENRQLVKALVDHGVTASTARELVENPDIENDHIRLQIEVLEWKIADPGENPPSRPGGYLRKAITESYDPPKNFKPKQEREAEAKRVMQAMKERKEAKAQRDKAEQDRLDAEAKAKAKQQARVNAYLAKLSANDRETLIDQAIADAPEGMFKSYAVAYRRNPKVGAIKKVGYDAIIEAHVLRLLSTSDEA; encoded by the coding sequence ATGGCGACAGCAGTAGCACCAACCAAAGAGGTTGAGAAGTTTGACCGCACGCAAGGGCGGGACGAGCTGAACCTTGCCGAGTTCCCCCTCTTCTATCTTGGTCAACGTGTCCCCAAGGGACTAACGAGCCTCACTTACGAAACCGAGCTTTCAGACACGGTACGAAACCGAACGGTCAATCGAAGATTCGAGATCGTCGCGACTGAAAAGTACGGCTTGCCCACGGTGGTTGATGCAGACGTTTTTTTTGCCCTCATCCTGATCGGCAAGCAAACCCACAATCTGACATCCCAGACGATCTCATTCAGTCGCTATCAACTGTGCGAATTGCTCGGATGGACGCAAAGCGGAGCGAACTACAAACGCATTGAAACAGCTCTCAAGAAATGGGTGTCCACCACGTTATTCTACGATCAGTGGTGGGACAAAGGCGAAGACCGTTTGCGAAAGCTGACGGGCTTTCATCTCTTCTCAAAGCTTGAGCTGAACGACCATTCCGGACGCACCAAGCAATTGGAGCTTCCCCTCTCCTCGTTGCGACTATCGGACGAGCTTTTCCAGAGTGTGACGAGCGGAACAATCAAGCGTCTCAACCTCGCTGATTTCTTCCATTTGCAGCTTCCGATCGCGAAACAACTCTATCGCTTTCTCGACAAGCGGTTCTACCGCAGGAACACCCTCACCTTCGATTTGCAAACGCTCGCGTTCGAGCACGTTGGGATGAGCCGCAACTACGCACCATCCAAGATCAAAGACAAGATGAAGCCAGCCATCAAGGAGCTGGTTGACCTCGGGTTCATCGAAGACGCTTCCCCGGAGGAGCGTTTCACCAAACGCGGGCACGGCGTGTACGACATTCATTTTAGGAAGGTCGGCGGCGAAACGATTGGTGTCTTGCCGTTGCCCGGCTCCAAAGCAGAACGCAGTGAAAATCGCCAGCTTGTCAAAGCGTTGGTTGATCACGGCGTCACCGCATCGACCGCCCGTGAGTTGGTCGAAAACCCTGACATCGAAAACGATCACATTCGGCTGCAAATCGAGGTGCTCGAATGGAAGATTGCAGACCCGGGCGAAAACCCGCCAAGTCGGCCGGGTGGATACTTGCGAAAAGCCATCACGGAAAGCTACGACCCGCCAAAGAATTTCAAGCCAAAGCAAGAGCGTGAAGCAGAGGCAAAACGCGTCATGCAGGCGATGAAGGAACGCAAAGAAGCGAAGGCACAACGCGACAAAGCAGAACAAGATCGCCTTGACGCCGAGGCCAAAGCCAAGGCGAAACAACAGGCTCGCGTGAACGCGTACCTCGCTAAGTTGTCAGCCAATGATCGCGAGACCTTGATTGATCAAGCGATCGCAGATGCTCCCGAAGGCATGTTCAAAAGCTATGCCGTTGCTTACCGGAGAAATCCGAAGGTCGGGGCGATCAAAAAGGTTGGATACGACGCGATCATTGAAGCACACGTTTTGCGTCTTCTTAGCACGTCCGACGAGGCGTGA
- a CDS encoding type II toxin-antitoxin system VapC family toxin has product MQVLCDTNILVRLANPGDPKHDLTLNALARLSKDGHKRVLVPQCLYEYHVVVTRPVQDNGLGLSGTRAIADIDQLIAINHLMDDEPGIFQKWKSTVGQFKVIGKQAHDARLVAAMDHHGLTCLLTFNDKHFKRFTHLRIVTPDDVVNGGLSGKEK; this is encoded by the coding sequence ATGCAGGTTCTATGCGACACGAATATTCTGGTACGTCTCGCGAATCCGGGTGATCCGAAGCACGATCTCACGCTCAATGCGTTGGCTCGCCTTAGCAAAGATGGCCATAAGCGGGTTTTGGTGCCTCAATGCCTCTACGAGTATCACGTCGTTGTGACACGCCCTGTCCAAGACAATGGACTCGGCCTGAGTGGAACACGGGCGATCGCCGACATCGATCAACTGATTGCAATCAATCACCTGATGGACGACGAGCCAGGAATTTTCCAGAAATGGAAATCAACCGTGGGGCAATTCAAGGTGATTGGCAAACAAGCTCACGATGCCCGGTTGGTCGCTGCGATGGATCATCATGGCCTGACATGTCTCCTGACCTTCAATGACAAGCACTTCAAACGCTTCACGCACTTGAGGATCGTCACGCCGGATGATGTTGTGAATGGTGGGCTGAGTGGGAAAGAGAAATGA
- a CDS encoding helix-turn-helix domain-containing transcriptional regulator, producing MTRTREFKNTIKEKADNDPEFRVSMLRSAVAAFLNGEAALGRLTLRDYVTATIGFEGLAKGLGEFKPQSLMRMLSKDGNPRSENLSAIFAYLQKREGVALDVVSVDNSRSINVSGQGGLDVAHSNHP from the coding sequence ATGACACGCACAAGAGAGTTCAAAAACACAATCAAAGAGAAGGCAGACAACGATCCAGAGTTTCGCGTGTCGATGCTTCGATCTGCCGTTGCTGCCTTTCTCAACGGCGAAGCAGCACTTGGACGGTTGACGCTTCGCGACTACGTCACCGCAACGATCGGTTTTGAAGGCTTGGCCAAAGGGCTTGGTGAATTCAAGCCGCAAAGCCTCATGCGAATGCTGAGCAAGGACGGCAATCCACGATCTGAAAACCTATCCGCCATCTTCGCTTACTTGCAAAAGCGCGAGGGTGTAGCACTCGATGTGGTCTCCGTTGACAATTCACGCTCCATCAACGTAAGCGGTCAGGGTGGACTCGACGTTGCCCACAGTAACCACCCGTAG
- a CDS encoding DUF3991 and TOPRIM domain-containing protein produces the protein MDRETELDRFKRDIALPVFCAGEFGYRVVPKKTSPNSCFMKNPLTGSKIAIQRNAKSLHWTYWSATDPGDRGGSIVDLVQHRTTDNLGQVRKRLRPWVGACPSSSLPIADDVPHDVTPTQPDVLEVRMAFQNAVRPLAAGQHRYLNNARHLTPELLSAPPFTGSVHSDKRGNAVFAHRDQTGVTGWESRNDKWKSFSSSGYKSLWFASPPANKRLCLVFAESAIDAISYGCLHPRADACYLSTGGQLSELQRELASSAMTKLPSGGEIIIAADNDAGGETFTKNFRDVLQQIGRDDLHFKEHAPRCDGVVKDWNDVLKQTPCNLLLHQSQSRGLDLN, from the coding sequence ATGGATCGTGAGACTGAACTTGATCGCTTCAAACGCGATATCGCCCTGCCCGTCTTTTGTGCGGGTGAGTTCGGCTATCGGGTTGTGCCCAAAAAGACCTCGCCCAATTCATGCTTCATGAAGAACCCTTTGACGGGTTCCAAGATCGCAATTCAACGCAATGCCAAGTCGTTGCACTGGACGTATTGGAGTGCGACCGATCCCGGCGATCGCGGCGGCTCGATCGTCGACCTGGTGCAGCATCGAACGACTGACAATCTCGGCCAGGTGCGAAAACGTTTGCGTCCTTGGGTTGGTGCGTGCCCCTCGTCTTCCCTTCCCATTGCCGATGACGTCCCGCATGACGTGACACCAACGCAACCAGACGTTTTGGAAGTGCGGATGGCTTTCCAAAACGCAGTGCGGCCACTGGCCGCCGGGCAGCATCGCTATCTGAATAACGCTCGGCATTTGACTCCGGAGCTGCTCAGTGCTCCGCCCTTCACTGGTAGCGTTCATTCGGACAAACGCGGCAATGCCGTCTTTGCCCACCGGGATCAAACAGGCGTGACCGGATGGGAGAGCCGAAACGACAAGTGGAAATCGTTCTCCTCGTCCGGGTATAAATCACTTTGGTTTGCATCGCCGCCAGCAAACAAGCGGCTTTGCCTTGTGTTTGCCGAGAGTGCTATCGATGCCATCTCTTACGGCTGCCTGCACCCTCGAGCAGACGCGTGCTATCTCTCAACGGGCGGTCAACTCTCTGAACTACAGCGTGAGCTTGCCAGCTCCGCTATGACCAAATTGCCATCCGGCGGCGAGATAATCATCGCGGCCGACAACGACGCCGGAGGCGAGACGTTCACCAAGAACTTTCGTGACGTGCTGCAGCAAATCGGCCGGGATGACCTGCATTTCAAAGAGCATGCACCGCGATGCGATGGCGTCGTGAAAGACTGGAACGATGTTTTGAAACAAACCCCCTGCAATCTCCTCCTCCATCAAAGCCAATCAAGAGGCTTGGATTTGAATTGA
- a CDS encoding formylglycine-generating enzyme family protein codes for MALICSLSLATVHGQEELIDKFDNGIGQTMVLVKPGLFEMGSPLDEKGRDKDELQHDVQLTQTFYMSTTEVTQKQWIAVMGEETWFLRGGSRSNYINPGDDVPAVNISWHQAVAFCEALSKKEGKTYRLPTEAEWEYACRGGFKAAYNHVLDRRYPWKNTWCKERMKSTSAYDNLENSYVAREVAQFKPNRYGLFDMHGNVWEWCSDKYLAEYYEESPKYDPQGAEFEKEHVIRGGSITDEFVHHRSASRSSRAPYTRHSTIGFRVAMSVESAVTGPAK; via the coding sequence GTGGCTCTTATTTGTTCGCTATCGTTGGCGACTGTGCATGGACAAGAAGAGTTGATCGACAAATTCGACAACGGTATTGGGCAGACCATGGTCCTAGTCAAGCCTGGTCTATTCGAGATGGGGTCGCCACTCGACGAAAAAGGGCGTGACAAGGACGAACTTCAACACGACGTGCAATTGACGCAAACGTTCTACATGTCCACAACCGAGGTCACGCAAAAGCAGTGGATTGCAGTGATGGGAGAAGAAACGTGGTTCTTGAGAGGTGGTAGTCGTTCCAACTACATCAATCCCGGTGACGACGTTCCCGCTGTAAACATTAGCTGGCATCAGGCGGTTGCATTTTGCGAGGCTCTTTCGAAAAAGGAAGGAAAGACCTATCGACTGCCAACTGAAGCCGAATGGGAGTACGCCTGTCGCGGCGGCTTCAAGGCTGCCTACAACCATGTTTTGGACCGTAGGTATCCTTGGAAGAACACATGGTGTAAGGAACGGATGAAGTCCACCAGTGCATACGACAATCTCGAAAACAGCTACGTCGCACGCGAAGTGGCCCAGTTCAAACCGAATCGTTACGGCTTATTTGACATGCACGGGAATGTTTGGGAATGGTGTTCTGACAAATACCTTGCCGAGTACTACGAGGAATCGCCAAAGTATGATCCACAAGGAGCGGAATTCGAGAAAGAGCACGTCATACGCGGCGGAAGTATCACTGACGAATTTGTTCATCACCGAAGCGCGAGTCGGTCTTCCAGGGCACCCTATACGCGGCACTCGACCATTGGATTTCGCGTGGCGATGTCAGTCGAATCAGCGGTCACCGGACCTGCGAAGTAA
- a CDS encoding type IV secretory system conjugative DNA transfer family protein has protein sequence MPNDDFDLFVDVPRGRPDTPGIGDLPKVAFASRDDIRRELSFAKGKIFYGAIDAWMVSSGVNMAGTPMRHAKASKHNFVGHVDDRHVFTVAGSRSGKGRAVLIPNMLLWPHSVISIDPKGELASETASHRHRHHGHKVVVLDPFRVSDVDDALRGGFNPLRGCTEENLIELSMLIADALVVTDPGSKDPHWTEAAKGILRGLIGHVATADQFAGDRNLGKIREIACSMESSTEDESGNRIPGAVETGMMQNDRGEGFIQRSASDFFSKPSNERGSVLSNLNRNLMFLDLPPIRRSLERSSFALSDLKTENTSVYLCLPARHMGTCGRWLRMLVNLTIQSMESTSRSKKMDGPVLMALDEMATLGHMQSILDAAGQMAGFGLKLWAFWQDLTQAKEIYGERWETFIANAGVMQCFGNTDPTTAEWISKRLGQGSVRVKEPRQMNARQAATDPFSANRKTEMSDLLAPHEVARLFAREDQLHRQLLFVSGMSPVIIQKVFYDTHEKEMRGEPLLSSQDLSDALDD, from the coding sequence ATGCCAAACGACGACTTTGATCTCTTTGTTGATGTGCCTCGCGGCAGGCCGGATACGCCCGGCATTGGCGACCTTCCGAAGGTAGCATTTGCAAGCCGTGATGACATCCGACGCGAACTATCGTTTGCGAAGGGCAAGATATTCTATGGAGCGATCGATGCTTGGATGGTGTCGTCCGGAGTGAACATGGCGGGGACGCCTATGCGGCACGCGAAAGCGTCGAAGCACAACTTTGTGGGGCATGTTGATGATCGGCATGTTTTTACCGTTGCGGGGAGTCGCTCTGGCAAAGGTAGAGCGGTTTTGATCCCAAACATGTTGCTGTGGCCTCACTCCGTGATATCGATCGATCCAAAGGGAGAACTCGCCTCGGAAACTGCATCTCATCGGCATCGGCACCATGGTCACAAAGTGGTTGTCCTTGATCCATTTCGAGTGAGCGATGTCGACGATGCGCTTCGGGGTGGGTTCAATCCACTGCGTGGTTGTACAGAAGAGAACCTGATTGAGCTTTCGATGCTGATAGCGGACGCACTTGTTGTGACGGATCCTGGCTCGAAAGATCCACATTGGACTGAGGCCGCCAAAGGGATTTTGCGGGGGCTTATTGGCCATGTCGCAACGGCAGACCAATTTGCCGGCGACCGAAACCTCGGGAAGATCCGCGAAATTGCCTGCAGCATGGAGTCAAGCACGGAAGACGAATCCGGAAATCGCATTCCAGGTGCTGTCGAAACAGGAATGATGCAAAACGATCGTGGCGAAGGCTTCATTCAACGTTCTGCTTCAGATTTTTTCAGTAAGCCATCCAACGAGCGTGGATCGGTTTTGTCCAACCTGAACCGCAATTTGATGTTCTTGGATCTACCTCCAATCCGCCGCAGTCTCGAACGGTCAAGCTTTGCACTGAGTGACCTCAAGACAGAAAATACGTCGGTCTATCTTTGCCTTCCCGCGCGTCACATGGGTACTTGCGGGCGTTGGCTACGCATGTTGGTCAATCTGACAATTCAAAGCATGGAGTCGACAAGTCGTTCGAAGAAAATGGACGGCCCCGTCCTGATGGCTCTCGATGAAATGGCCACACTTGGGCACATGCAATCCATTCTCGATGCTGCAGGGCAAATGGCTGGGTTCGGCCTCAAGCTGTGGGCATTCTGGCAAGATCTTACGCAAGCAAAGGAAATCTACGGTGAGCGTTGGGAGACGTTCATAGCCAATGCAGGCGTCATGCAGTGTTTTGGGAACACCGACCCAACAACAGCTGAGTGGATTTCCAAACGCCTTGGTCAAGGTAGCGTGAGAGTCAAAGAACCAAGGCAGATGAACGCCAGACAGGCAGCGACAGATCCGTTTTCAGCAAACCGAAAAACGGAGATGAGCGATCTTCTTGCTCCACATGAGGTGGCGAGGTTGTTTGCGCGGGAAGATCAGCTTCATCGACAATTGCTGTTTGTTTCGGGAATGAGCCCGGTCATTATTCAAAAAGTCTTCTACGACACGCACGAGAAGGAAATGAGGGGCGAGCCGTTGCTCTCGTCGCAGGACCTGAGCGATGCGCTCGATGATTAG
- a CDS encoding relaxase/mobilization nuclease domain-containing protein has product MVPKIHAKGSGFGGITQYVLHDKDAKTSERVEWTETVNLGTKNPETASRVMMATSMDQDRLKKEAGVKATGRKSKDHVLHVTLSWHADEREGLSKEEQIKAAKWFMREIKASDRQALIVSHKDEPQPHVHLVINRVSPKDGKILPSSFERLNASKWAEKYERERGKILCHNRVINNAARKRGEYVRGEKDLPRPLYEQTASVANDNTKKAALLAEQRKKAAAIAKEQRETKTRHRKEWQQMEAAAKTERRKLRQRTKADAAKAVQRVRDSYREKWAQQHHEKEAAKAKFDANEKTLRGRIENARKLVAWRDVLRRKTETQRATTIGATFRVLASEGARREALSRQYKAKEATLNRQQKAEEKAAAEKIKSQLAEKQADQRRAYEQKRNATIMKHRLETAKLKTKWKAHEAKQQADWQKLAKEHPRLNQSNENPRGFPPNQDPGELRKVFNRSKRRRSRDEGMSL; this is encoded by the coding sequence ATGGTTCCTAAAATTCATGCTAAAGGAAGCGGCTTCGGGGGTATCACCCAATACGTGCTTCACGACAAAGACGCCAAAACGTCGGAACGCGTCGAGTGGACAGAAACGGTTAACTTGGGCACAAAAAACCCTGAAACCGCATCACGTGTGATGATGGCTACCTCAATGGATCAGGACAGGCTTAAGAAGGAAGCCGGAGTGAAAGCCACAGGCCGCAAATCCAAAGACCACGTTTTGCATGTCACGCTCTCGTGGCATGCGGATGAGCGGGAGGGTCTCAGCAAAGAGGAACAAATCAAGGCGGCAAAATGGTTCATGCGTGAGATCAAAGCGAGTGACCGACAAGCTCTGATCGTCAGCCATAAAGATGAACCGCAGCCGCATGTTCACCTCGTAATCAATCGGGTATCGCCGAAGGATGGCAAAATTCTGCCGTCCAGTTTCGAGCGTTTGAACGCCTCGAAATGGGCGGAAAAGTACGAGCGAGAACGTGGGAAAATTCTTTGCCACAATCGTGTGATCAACAACGCCGCCAGAAAACGCGGCGAATACGTCAGGGGTGAAAAAGACTTGCCTCGTCCGCTCTATGAGCAGACAGCGTCCGTCGCCAACGACAACACGAAGAAAGCTGCTTTGCTGGCCGAGCAACGCAAAAAGGCAGCAGCGATCGCCAAGGAGCAGCGAGAAACCAAGACGCGGCACCGCAAAGAGTGGCAGCAGATGGAGGCGGCCGCAAAAACGGAACGTCGAAAACTCCGGCAACGGACCAAAGCAGACGCCGCAAAGGCAGTTCAGCGGGTACGGGATTCGTATCGCGAGAAGTGGGCACAACAGCACCATGAAAAGGAAGCTGCCAAAGCGAAGTTTGACGCGAACGAGAAGACGTTACGTGGACGGATTGAAAACGCTCGCAAACTGGTTGCATGGCGTGACGTCCTTCGCCGAAAGACGGAGACGCAGCGAGCCACAACAATCGGAGCGACGTTTCGGGTTTTGGCAAGCGAAGGGGCGAGGAGGGAAGCCCTCTCGCGTCAGTACAAGGCGAAAGAAGCGACTTTGAATCGTCAGCAAAAGGCTGAGGAAAAAGCCGCCGCTGAAAAGATCAAATCTCAGCTTGCCGAAAAGCAGGCGGATCAACGCCGGGCATACGAACAAAAACGAAACGCCACGATCATGAAGCACAGGCTGGAAACCGCAAAGTTGAAAACCAAGTGGAAGGCTCACGAGGCTAAGCAGCAAGCCGACTGGCAGAAGCTTGCGAAAGAACACCCTAGGTTGAATCAATCCAACGAGAACCCTAGGGGGTTTCCTCCGAATCAAGATCCAGGCGAGTTGCGAAAGGTGTTCAATCGGTCAAAACGTAGACGATCCAGAGACGAAGGTATGTCGTTGTAG
- a CDS encoding plasmid mobilization protein yields the protein MARPKKHALERRTEEVNTRFTLLELDHIQNEAKKAGLSRAAFIRKRSLSERIVAPQVRGVDPAAIMKLDKLIQEINAIGVNVNQIALAANTDRRVPLGSEHVADALDAMRQKVETTLDELVSGDGS from the coding sequence ATGGCTAGACCGAAGAAACACGCTTTAGAACGTCGCACGGAAGAGGTGAACACACGGTTCACTCTTCTCGAGCTTGATCACATTCAAAACGAAGCAAAGAAAGCCGGGCTATCGCGTGCCGCCTTTATTCGCAAACGATCCCTCAGCGAACGGATCGTTGCCCCGCAAGTACGAGGTGTTGATCCGGCAGCGATCATGAAGCTCGACAAGCTCATTCAGGAGATCAACGCGATCGGCGTCAACGTGAACCAAATCGCACTTGCCGCCAATACGGATCGGCGAGTTCCGCTTGGTTCTGAGCACGTGGCCGATGCGTTGGACGCAATGCGTCAAAAGGTCGAAACCACGCTCGATGAATTGGTGAGCGGTGATGGTTCCTAA
- a CDS encoding recombinase family protein: MSIAAYIRVSSTGQNASGQRAEIERWLDGQAIAVEDVVWFEDKKTGKTLDRPGFDAMQKAVFMGEVKTVVVWRLDRLSRSQVDGINTLADWCEKGIRFVSVTQQFDFNGTLGRTIAGLLWGIAEMGLEAIKDRQAAGIAAAKKRGVYQNNSRPKGTTKAKPDRAIALREQGIRPGEIAKMLGVSRGTVYRYLGTAKP; the protein is encoded by the coding sequence GTGAGCATCGCCGCCTATATCCGTGTTTCTTCGACCGGGCAAAACGCCTCCGGGCAGAGGGCAGAGATAGAGCGTTGGCTCGATGGCCAAGCCATCGCAGTCGAAGATGTTGTTTGGTTCGAAGACAAGAAAACGGGTAAGACGCTGGATCGTCCCGGTTTCGACGCGATGCAAAAAGCGGTTTTCATGGGCGAAGTGAAAACCGTGGTTGTGTGGCGGCTCGACCGTTTATCTCGGTCACAGGTCGACGGGATCAACACGCTTGCCGATTGGTGCGAGAAGGGCATCCGTTTTGTAAGCGTCACACAGCAGTTTGATTTCAACGGCACGCTCGGCCGAACAATTGCCGGATTGCTCTGGGGCATCGCCGAAATGGGACTAGAAGCGATCAAAGATCGCCAAGCCGCAGGAATCGCCGCAGCAAAGAAGCGGGGCGTCTATCAAAACAACTCGCGCCCGAAAGGAACAACGAAAGCGAAGCCGGATAGGGCAATAGCATTGCGGGAGCAGGGCATCCGCCCTGGAGAAATCGCGAAGATGCTCGGCGTCAGCCGTGGCACCGTCTATCGGTATTTGGGGACAGCAAAACCGTAG